A stretch of Methanosphaerula palustris E1-9c DNA encodes these proteins:
- a CDS encoding response regulator — protein MPDQRKNTLLYVDDEPALLELGKIFLEFTGEFVVQTASSVLEGIEALRCRSFDAVVSDYQMPEIDGISFLKQVRSLFGDLPFILFTGRGREDVVIEAIKNGADFYLQKGGEPRPQFSELTNQIRQAIRRRRAEISLRESEERFRGMAERSSDLILVCDPDLRITYVSPSSTKILGLDPAELIGVRAEDSVFFPGDFERFQEAVAKMPDHSQTGVELRMMKKDSSWVVVSMRGSAIIRDGIKSGVQVQGRDITDQKRAEEALARSERRLRALFSAMTDQILTLDYEGRFQEVAPTSPDLIHRIPDAYLGKTVHEVFPQNLADQFLRGIRQTLTTGRTTPLEYSLTIAGTWHWYTALISRLSKKTVLFVSRDVTDQKNGEESLKAAYEEIAASEEEIRQQYDSLTKSEMALRNSEEAYRTIFEHTGTAMVQVGSDLAISLVNGTFEDITGYSRDELEGKRYLTDFVVPGDRARVLAYHRAISAPLRQNPLQYEFRFVRQDGGERSILSTVGVLPQTGQAVASLVDITAIKNLEGELRASEERFRMLFEHAPVAYHSLNPEGRLIAVNQAWLDEMGYTREEVIGHPFSELVVESSREHFKNLFSRLVDRRQIRGNEYQLIRRDGTQFLALCEVTAAYGRNMGLKQVHCMIINRSERMQVEQALRQANRQLNLMTSVTRHDILNQIMVIQAYLDLLDEEVRPEGTSTILTKLNGATGAIKNQIEFTRVYRDLGYHPPHWHPLVDLLPTQDLPENIRFTTSVEGIEVFADQLMAKVFFNLLDNAMRHGERVTEIRFSAGRQRENLVLSWEDDGVGVPVREKERIFERGVGKNTGLGLFLVREILAITGITIREAGTPGVGARFLITVPKGSFRFIETD, from the coding sequence ATGCCAGACCAGAGAAAAAATACCCTGCTGTATGTCGACGACGAACCGGCCCTTCTCGAACTCGGAAAGATTTTTCTGGAGTTCACGGGAGAGTTTGTTGTGCAGACCGCTTCCTCGGTTCTGGAGGGTATCGAGGCACTTCGATGCCGATCCTTCGATGCAGTCGTCTCAGACTACCAGATGCCGGAGATCGATGGAATCTCTTTTCTTAAACAGGTTCGTTCACTCTTCGGCGATCTTCCCTTCATCCTCTTTACCGGGAGAGGACGCGAGGATGTGGTGATTGAAGCGATCAAGAATGGCGCTGACTTTTATCTGCAGAAGGGAGGTGAACCCCGCCCCCAGTTCAGCGAACTGACCAACCAGATCCGGCAGGCCATTCGCCGACGACGAGCCGAAATCTCGCTGCGGGAGAGTGAAGAACGGTTTCGGGGGATGGCTGAACGGTCCAGCGACCTGATCCTGGTCTGCGACCCCGACCTCCGGATCACCTATGTTTCCCCATCATCAACGAAGATCCTTGGGCTTGACCCAGCAGAACTGATTGGGGTACGGGCTGAGGACTCAGTCTTTTTCCCGGGGGACTTCGAACGGTTCCAGGAGGCTGTGGCAAAAATGCCTGACCACTCCCAGACCGGCGTTGAACTCAGGATGATGAAGAAGGACAGTTCCTGGGTGGTCGTCTCGATGCGGGGGAGCGCGATCATCCGTGACGGGATCAAGAGCGGGGTCCAGGTCCAGGGGCGGGACATCACCGATCAGAAGAGGGCTGAGGAGGCGCTGGCCAGATCCGAGCGTCGACTCCGTGCACTCTTTTCAGCGATGACCGACCAGATCCTGACTCTGGACTACGAAGGACGGTTTCAGGAGGTCGCTCCGACCAGCCCTGATCTGATACACCGGATCCCTGATGCATACCTTGGTAAAACCGTTCATGAGGTATTTCCGCAGAATCTTGCCGATCAATTCCTTCGGGGGATCCGGCAGACCCTCACCACCGGTCGGACGACCCCGCTGGAGTACTCCCTCACCATCGCGGGGACCTGGCACTGGTATACGGCGCTCATCTCCCGGCTCTCCAAGAAGACCGTCCTCTTTGTTAGCAGAGATGTGACCGATCAGAAGAATGGAGAGGAGAGCCTGAAGGCTGCCTATGAAGAGATTGCAGCCTCTGAAGAGGAGATCCGCCAGCAGTATGATTCCCTGACCAAGAGTGAGATGGCGTTGCGGAACTCTGAAGAGGCGTACCGCACGATCTTCGAACACACCGGCACCGCGATGGTCCAGGTTGGATCGGATCTTGCGATCTCCCTGGTCAACGGCACCTTTGAGGATATAACCGGATACAGCCGGGATGAACTGGAGGGAAAACGGTATCTGACGGACTTTGTCGTGCCAGGGGATCGGGCCCGGGTGTTGGCGTACCACAGGGCGATCAGCGCTCCCCTCCGGCAGAACCCCCTGCAGTATGAGTTTCGATTCGTCCGGCAGGATGGAGGGGAACGCTCGATCCTCTCCACGGTCGGGGTGCTCCCCCAGACCGGGCAGGCAGTCGCCTCTCTGGTCGACATCACTGCCATCAAGAACCTTGAAGGGGAACTTCGGGCGAGCGAGGAGCGGTTTCGGATGCTCTTTGAGCATGCTCCGGTCGCCTACCATTCGCTGAACCCGGAAGGCCGGTTGATCGCTGTGAACCAGGCCTGGCTGGACGAGATGGGATACACCCGTGAAGAGGTGATCGGTCACCCGTTCTCAGAACTCGTCGTCGAGTCGAGCCGCGAGCATTTTAAAAACCTCTTCTCCAGACTGGTCGACCGCAGGCAGATCCGGGGGAACGAGTACCAGTTGATCAGGAGGGATGGAACACAGTTCCTTGCTCTCTGTGAGGTGACCGCTGCATACGGCCGGAATATGGGCTTAAAACAGGTCCACTGCATGATCATCAATCGGTCTGAACGGATGCAGGTTGAGCAGGCACTGCGGCAGGCGAACCGGCAGTTGAACCTGATGACGAGCGTGACCCGCCATGATATCCTCAACCAGATCATGGTGATCCAGGCGTATCTCGACCTCCTCGACGAGGAGGTCCGTCCAGAGGGGACGTCGACGATCCTCACCAAGTTGAATGGAGCCACTGGGGCAATAAAGAACCAGATCGAATTCACCCGGGTCTACCGGGATCTGGGATACCATCCGCCTCACTGGCACCCTCTCGTCGACCTCCTTCCCACTCAGGATCTACCTGAAAACATCCGATTCACCACATCGGTGGAAGGAATCGAGGTGTTCGCCGATCAATTGATGGCGAAGGTCTTCTTCAACCTGCTCGACAATGCCATGCGGCATGGAGAGCGGGTGACTGAGATCCGGTTCTCTGCTGGCCGACAGAGAGAGAATCTGGTCCTCTCATGGGAGGACGACGGGGTCGGGGTTCCTGTCAGGGAGAAGGAGCGGATCTTTGAACGAGGTGTTGGAAAGAATACCGGACTCGGCCTTTTCCTGGTACGTGAGATCCTGGCGATCACTGGGATCACGATCCGTGAGGCCGGCACCCCTGGGGTGGGGGCTCGATTCCTGATCACGGTGCCGAAGGGATCCTTCCGATTCATCGAAACGGATTGA
- a CDS encoding nitroreductase family protein yields the protein MIRRKNAGMSTIVIDETNCTHCSTCATICPSGIIEETDSIPSIRPENEGSCIACGQCEATCPTGALKVQDPDGQPSALPAGRPAMTPGALGLYLQSRRSVRHFKPEPVPRETIEAVMEIVRYAPSGANLQPVQYIIITDPAEVKRLAGVTIEWIRDEIAADSPLSRGLPLQHLVDAWEQGSDPICRGAPHLVIAHTPAGNSSAPVDAIIGLTHFDVTAPAFGVGACWAGFLTIGAMASEKVKQALAIPEGRVYQFALFFGYPKFTSHSIPSRKPARIEWR from the coding sequence GTGATCAGGAGAAAGAATGCAGGTATGAGCACCATTGTGATCGATGAAACGAACTGCACGCATTGCTCCACCTGTGCGACAATCTGCCCGTCAGGGATCATCGAAGAGACCGACAGCATCCCTTCGATCCGCCCGGAGAACGAAGGATCCTGCATCGCCTGCGGACAATGCGAGGCGACCTGCCCGACCGGGGCGCTGAAGGTACAGGACCCGGACGGTCAGCCATCGGCACTGCCGGCGGGCCGGCCGGCGATGACACCCGGTGCGCTCGGCCTCTATCTGCAGAGCCGGCGATCGGTCCGCCACTTCAAACCCGAACCGGTGCCAAGAGAGACGATCGAAGCGGTGATGGAGATCGTCAGGTACGCCCCCTCGGGTGCGAACTTGCAGCCCGTCCAGTACATCATCATCACTGACCCGGCCGAGGTGAAGCGGCTCGCCGGCGTGACGATCGAATGGATACGGGATGAGATCGCGGCAGATTCACCGCTGAGCAGGGGGCTGCCGCTCCAGCATCTGGTCGACGCCTGGGAACAGGGATCCGATCCGATCTGCAGGGGTGCTCCCCATCTGGTGATCGCCCACACCCCCGCAGGGAACTCATCGGCCCCGGTGGATGCGATCATCGGGCTGACGCACTTCGACGTGACCGCGCCGGCCTTTGGAGTCGGTGCATGCTGGGCCGGATTTCTGACGATCGGGGCCATGGCATCGGAGAAGGTGAAGCAGGCGCTCGCCATCCCGGAGGGGAGGGTGTATCAGTTCGCACTCTTCTTCGGGTACCCGAAGTTCACGTCCCACAGCATCCCGTCCAGAAAGCCGGCCCGGATCGAGTGGCGGTGA
- a CDS encoding C39 family peptidase, which yields MKLISMSIVVVALLLAAMVMVPFVTAAAADSHAVSVEEAKSVAETNVQRIAASSSEFSDWKSADIRQATTYYDLTGNQSAYSFELTVGGTYAGYLIISATRENFPVLEYSRGETPDRNATVKARADRLAAQEASEKKVSISAGRPLYLGATFFYMDYSNDKADAKKTGDERIVVDLNEGKILRPESSNATLARFGTNELEIQRSELSKKAQALAAWDTIEKSTSNSSARTAGANSVAVMTLGQTTKIIDDVPFYFWNDGCSPTSAAMVLGYWRNRGLTRLPITNQTSGDPLTSELRRDMLTLYGATIPAMIPIGMNLVTQNYSYQYSADFQTIIISTWHVLINEIDADSPAVLSMLSGGAPLEIPSRPYGEHSVAAVGYDSDGTLGNTYVIVHDTWDPLVNRHILICNWIAAVSSAERPNSTYTITASAGNHGSINPAGSVQVPIETRKTFTITPDAGCTITSVMVDGQSVGTVSSYTFEDVTASHTISATFGQNAMIWNWSQSGWGTWQYRAYTPSGLSTPYGPVMTSNSIEGLHGEYGIDIQSNPGFGQTWINRTFTDPTGVGWNTITFNGVLTPATYADETGFGIRVNNDCVFDAWASQTPPGNSGQPFSFTANFAQSPTVEVTINFISDYAPIERDALHYDSLSLSRQPGSLMTAGNASFTISDRNGTTQSGLITTEKSGTITITDSTGRTRSVTPLNLKNRSMTGAVHQSHE from the coding sequence ATGAAACTGATCAGTATGAGCATCGTGGTGGTTGCTCTGCTGCTAGCGGCGATGGTAATGGTACCGTTCGTGACTGCGGCGGCAGCGGATTCACACGCCGTCAGCGTTGAAGAGGCAAAATCTGTCGCAGAGACAAACGTGCAGCGAATCGCTGCTTCGTCCTCGGAGTTCTCGGACTGGAAGAGTGCGGACATCCGGCAGGCGACGACATACTATGATCTGACCGGAAACCAGTCAGCGTATTCGTTTGAACTTACGGTCGGCGGCACGTATGCCGGGTACCTGATCATCTCTGCAACGCGGGAGAACTTCCCTGTCCTCGAATACTCGAGAGGAGAGACCCCTGACCGAAATGCAACGGTGAAGGCCAGGGCAGACCGGCTTGCCGCACAGGAGGCAAGCGAGAAAAAAGTCTCAATTAGTGCCGGGCGACCGCTCTATCTCGGGGCGACGTTCTTCTACATGGACTATTCCAACGACAAAGCCGATGCGAAGAAGACCGGTGACGAAAGGATTGTGGTCGACCTCAACGAGGGGAAGATCCTGAGGCCGGAGTCTTCGAACGCGACCCTTGCACGATTCGGAACGAACGAGTTAGAGATTCAGCGATCCGAACTGTCAAAAAAAGCGCAGGCACTCGCAGCGTGGGACACGATAGAGAAGAGTACATCTAATAGCAGCGCACGGACGGCTGGTGCAAACAGTGTGGCGGTTATGACACTCGGACAGACGACAAAGATCATTGATGATGTCCCGTTCTACTTCTGGAACGATGGCTGTTCACCCACGTCGGCAGCGATGGTCCTGGGATACTGGCGCAACCGTGGCCTGACGCGCCTTCCAATTACGAACCAAACCAGTGGAGATCCCCTGACATCTGAGTTACGAAGGGATATGCTAACATTATATGGTGCAACAATTCCAGCAATGATACCAATTGGTATGAACTTGGTCACACAGAATTACAGTTATCAATATAGTGCTGATTTTCAGACAATAATCATTTCTACATGGCACGTGTTAATCAATGAAATCGACGCTGATTCGCCTGCCGTGCTATCAATGTTGAGCGGCGGCGCTCCCTTGGAAATACCCTCACGACCATATGGGGAGCATAGTGTGGCAGCCGTGGGGTACGATTCCGACGGCACGCTTGGTAATACGTATGTAATAGTCCACGATACATGGGATCCTCTCGTCAATCGCCATATCCTGATATGCAATTGGATTGCTGCGGTAAGTAGTGCTGAACGGCCCAACTCTACCTACACCATCACCGCCAGCGCTGGAAACCATGGCAGTATCAACCCGGCCGGCTCCGTGCAGGTACCGATCGAGACGCGGAAGACCTTCACCATCACTCCGGATGCTGGCTGCACCATCACCAGTGTCATGGTTGACGGTCAATCGGTCGGAACCGTGAGCAGTTACACGTTCGAGGACGTGACGGCCAGTCACACGATCAGTGCGACGTTCGGGCAGAACGCGATGATATGGAACTGGTCACAGAGCGGCTGGGGCACCTGGCAGTACCGGGCGTACACTCCATCGGGCCTTTCAACACCCTATGGGCCCGTGATGACCAGCAATTCAATCGAGGGACTCCACGGGGAATACGGCATCGATATCCAGAGTAACCCTGGCTTTGGTCAGACCTGGATTAACAGGACATTCACTGATCCCACCGGCGTGGGCTGGAATACCATCACTTTCAATGGTGTTTTGACTCCTGCAACGTACGCGGATGAGACCGGTTTCGGGATAAGAGTGAACAACGATTGTGTATTCGATGCGTGGGCCTCACAAACACCCCCAGGCAATAGCGGCCAACCGTTCTCGTTTACTGCCAATTTTGCCCAATCCCCAACGGTGGAAGTAACCATCAACTTCATATCGGACTATGCACCGATCGAACGAGACGCTCTGCATTACGACTCGCTGTCCCTCAGCCGCCAGCCGGGGTCCCTGATGACGGCCGGGAATGCGTCGTTCACCATATCGGACAGAAACGGCACGACCCAGAGCGGACTCATCACCACAGAAAAGTCCGGCACCATCACCATCACAGACTCGACAGGACGGACGAGGAGCGTCACGCCTTTGAATTTGAAGAACAGATCGATGACTGGTGCCGTTCACCAGAGTCATGAATGA
- a CDS encoding MFS transporter, with translation MSSHPPSERIRWGICLAVLALLLSSALIGSVSATPPPPDNYAWWAATNTGYLNASDAGLFVETDGYISRQEPEKRPPFLSNVSGNYYYTNFTSPETGEQYLTAVWYFGDWDMFTKEQDELHRYLQQHGTVTPVALNLSPELAGSNSSDLVNLSGSEQWRAIDATQYESDETSGYLLTFAMDSYPGVNYYIAYYGVVGPVDLREEAHHLHLLAMTNLPVMVLGHLYVFNPTTPMIKVYDSFIPRFDITNWTNWIPFLEIFILILIAVIGYTLIPIIALAYISARISLWMEARMTPRTRAILPLIVAGCLIGVLSVRALYVEEFSLGWTDLIAAAILVPMGVLTARPLVKKRQNSVKPKSAVFLCVVWTFLTIIIGTVLYYLLGVRYILNTGSLEQPLLYIMGRSVVLRSIIMYLESVIIAFVLYAVILRKNLIWRRQQSKHPVEDEDQ, from the coding sequence ATGTCGTCACATCCGCCGTCTGAGAGGATACGGTGGGGGATCTGTCTCGCCGTCCTCGCCCTCCTCCTCTCATCCGCACTGATCGGCTCGGTGAGCGCCACCCCGCCACCTCCCGACAATTATGCCTGGTGGGCCGCGACGAATACCGGATACCTCAATGCATCGGATGCCGGCCTCTTTGTCGAGACCGACGGATACATCTCCCGGCAGGAACCTGAGAAGAGACCACCCTTCCTGTCGAACGTCTCGGGTAATTATTATTACACCAACTTCACGTCTCCAGAGACCGGCGAACAGTATCTCACCGCCGTCTGGTACTTCGGTGACTGGGACATGTTCACAAAAGAGCAGGACGAACTGCACCGGTACCTTCAGCAGCACGGTACAGTCACTCCAGTCGCGCTCAATCTCTCTCCAGAACTCGCTGGCTCCAATAGTTCCGACCTGGTGAACCTCTCCGGGTCTGAGCAATGGCGAGCGATCGATGCGACCCAGTACGAGAGTGACGAGACGTCGGGGTACCTCCTCACCTTCGCCATGGATTCGTACCCGGGGGTGAACTACTACATCGCGTATTATGGTGTCGTTGGCCCGGTTGATCTGAGAGAGGAGGCCCATCACCTCCACCTCCTCGCCATGACGAACCTTCCCGTAATGGTACTGGGTCACTTATACGTCTTCAACCCGACGACGCCGATGATCAAGGTTTATGATTCGTTCATCCCCAGATTCGACATTACGAACTGGACAAACTGGATCCCATTTCTCGAGATATTCATTCTGATTCTCATTGCTGTCATCGGTTACACCCTCATCCCGATCATTGCCCTCGCATATATCTCCGCCAGGATATCTCTATGGATGGAGGCCCGCATGACTCCACGGACCCGTGCCATCCTGCCACTGATCGTCGCCGGTTGCCTGATCGGAGTGCTCTCCGTCAGGGCCCTCTACGTCGAAGAGTTCTCGCTCGGTTGGACCGATCTCATCGCCGCCGCAATCCTCGTCCCAATGGGGGTGCTGACCGCCAGACCACTCGTTAAAAAACGCCAGAATTCTGTGAAGCCGAAGTCTGCCGTGTTCCTCTGCGTGGTCTGGACATTCCTGACCATCATCATCGGCACCGTGTTGTACTATCTCCTGGGTGTACGTTATATCTTAAACACAGGTTCTCTCGAACAGCCGCTCTTGTACATCATGGGGCGCTCTGTCGTCCTGCGTTCAATCATCATGTACCTTGAGAGCGTGATCATCGCCTTCGTTCTCTACGCAGTGATCCTGCGTAAGAATCTGATTTGGAGACGCCAACAGAGCAAGCATCCAGTGGAGGATGAAGATCAATGA
- a CDS encoding AI-2E family transporter: MSSHLPSDRIRWGICLAVLALLLSFSLVAVASATPPPPEYRAQLAAPNLEYLNASDSGLFIKVDEYNSEQGLAKRPPSLPNVSDNYYYTTFTSPGTDEQYLDAVWYFNTWDGLTKGKDELHRYLQQHGTVTPIALNLSPELAGSSSPDIRELALLEQWQAINATRYDGDGTSGYFITFATNYYPGENYYITYYGIMGKADRSEETTHRLHLLAMTTIPRFISSFWFDYLDPATPMKVPLPSPIPMSWISLLMIGGLFLFLIIGFVFIPALVLAYITVGLSRWIEARSAPWIHSLLPPLVAVCLIVVPAGIVPFVDQVSAGVIEGIVLAALISMGVMTPWPLFLERLKVVKPQTAVFICGIGTFFVLTLGIMPWTQLSPDLGGFLIALAQPFPSAAVRSVIFYLESVVIAIVLYAMILFWDRVRRRRQSKKHPVEDEDQ; this comes from the coding sequence ATGTCGTCACATCTGCCGTCTGATAGGATACGGTGGGGGATCTGCCTCGCCGTCCTCGCCCTCCTCCTCTCGTTCTCCCTCGTCGCCGTCGCGAGCGCCACTCCGCCCCCTCCCGAGTACCGGGCTCAGTTAGCGGCTCCGAACCTCGAATACCTCAACGCATCGGACTCCGGGCTCTTCATCAAGGTCGACGAATACAATTCTGAGCAGGGACTGGCAAAGAGACCGCCGTCCCTCCCGAACGTATCGGATAACTACTATTACACCACCTTCACATCTCCAGGGACCGACGAACAGTATCTCGACGCCGTCTGGTACTTCAACACATGGGACGGGCTTACGAAAGGGAAGGATGAACTGCACCGGTACCTTCAGCAGCACGGAACGGTCACACCGATCGCGCTCAACCTCTCCCCGGAACTCGCCGGCTCCAGTAGTCCGGATATCAGAGAGCTCGCCCTGTTGGAGCAGTGGCAGGCGATCAATGCGACCCGGTACGATGGAGATGGAACGTCGGGGTACTTCATCACATTCGCCACGAACTACTATCCAGGCGAGAACTACTACATCACGTACTACGGAATCATGGGTAAGGCAGACAGGAGTGAGGAGACGACGCATCGTCTCCACCTCCTCGCCATGACGACCATCCCTCGATTTATCTCGAGTTTCTGGTTCGATTACCTCGATCCCGCGACACCGATGAAGGTCCCCCTTCCTTCGCCCATTCCCATGTCATGGATCAGTCTTCTCATGATCGGGGGGTTGTTCCTCTTCCTGATCATCGGCTTCGTCTTCATTCCGGCCCTCGTTCTCGCGTATATCACCGTCGGACTATCTCGTTGGATAGAAGCCCGTTCAGCGCCGTGGATTCACTCGCTCCTACCGCCGCTCGTCGCCGTATGCCTCATCGTAGTGCCAGCCGGGATCGTCCCGTTCGTCGATCAGGTCTCGGCCGGCGTAATCGAAGGAATCGTTCTCGCAGCCCTCATCTCGATGGGCGTGATGACACCATGGCCGCTCTTCCTGGAACGCCTGAAGGTCGTGAAACCACAAACGGCGGTGTTCATCTGCGGAATAGGGACGTTCTTCGTCCTGACGCTCGGCATCATGCCATGGACTCAACTCTCTCCGGATCTCGGTGGATTCCTGATCGCTCTCGCCCAGCCATTCCCATCCGCCGCGGTACGCTCTGTGATCTTTTACCTTGAGAGCGTGGTTATCGCCATCGTTCTCTACGCAATGATCCTGTTCTGGGACCGGGTCCGGAGACGCCGGCAGAGCAAGAAGCATCCAGTGGAGGATGAAGATCAGTGA
- a CDS encoding MFS transporter, with translation MSLHLSFDRKRWGICLAVLALLLSSTLIGLVSATPPPPDNYAWWATTNTEYLNASDAGLFVETDGYISRQGNEKRPPFLSNVSDNYYYTNFTSPKTGEQYLTAVWYFRDWDGFIKEKDELHRYLQQHGTVTPVALNLSPELADSNSSDLVNLSRSEQWQAIDATQYESDETSGYLLTFVMDSYPGVNYYIAYYGVVGPTDMREEAHHLHLLAMTNLPVMVLGHLYVFNPATPMIKVYDSFIPRFDITNWTNWIPFLEIFILILIAVIGYTLIPIIALAYISARISLWMEARMTPRTRGILPLIVAGCLIGVLAVRTLYVEEFSLGWTDLIAAAILVPMGVLTVRPLVKKHQKSVKPKSAVFLCVVWTFLTIIIGTVLYYLLGVRYVLNTGSLEQPLLYIMGHSVVLRSIIMYLESVVIAIVLYAVILFWDRIRRRRQSKKHPEEDEDQ, from the coding sequence ATGTCGTTGCATCTATCGTTTGATAGGAAACGGTGGGGAATCTGTCTCGCCGTCCTCGCCCTCCTCCTCTCCTCCACATTGATCGGCTTGGTGAGCGCCACCCCGCCTCCTCCCGACAATTATGCCTGGTGGGCCACGACGAACACCGAATACCTCAATGCATCAGATGCCGGCCTCTTTGTCGAGACCGACGGATACATCTCCCGGCAGGGAAATGAGAAGAGACCACCATTCCTATCGAACGTCTCGGATAATTATTATTACACCAACTTCACGTCTCCAAAGACCGGCGAACAGTATCTCACCGCCGTCTGGTACTTCAGAGACTGGGACGGGTTCATAAAAGAGAAGGACGAACTGCACCGGTACCTTCAACAGCACGGTACAGTCACTCCGGTCGCGCTCAATCTCTCTCCAGAACTCGCCGACTCCAATAGTTCCGACCTGGTGAACCTCTCCAGATCTGAGCAATGGCAGGCGATCGACGCGACCCAGTATGAGAGTGACGAGACATCGGGGTATCTCCTCACTTTCGTCATGGATTCGTACCCGGGGGTGAACTACTACATCGCGTACTACGGGGTCGTGGGTCCAACCGACATGAGAGAGGAAGCTCATCATCTCCACCTCCTCGCGATGACGAACCTTCCTGTAATGGTACTGGGTCACTTATACGTCTTCAACCCGGCGACGCCGATGATCAAGGTTTATGATTCGTTCATCCCCAGATTCGACATTACAAACTGGACAAACTGGATCCCATTTCTCGAGATATTCATTCTGATTCTCATTGCAGTCATCGGCTACACCCTCATCCCGATCATTGCCCTCGCGTATATCTCCGCCAGGATATCTCTATGGATGGAGGCTCGCATGACTCCGCGGACCCGTGGTATCCTACCACTGATCGTCGCCGGTTGCCTGATCGGGGTGCTCGCCGTCAGAACTCTCTACGTTGAAGAATTCTCGCTCGGTTGGACCGATCTCATCGCCGCCGCAATCCTCGTCCCAATGGGGGTGCTGACCGTCAGACCACTCGTTAAAAAACACCAGAAGTCTGTGAAGCCGAAGTCTGCCGTGTTCCTCTGCGTGGTCTGGACATTCCTGACCATCATCATTGGCACCGTGTTGTACTATCTCCTGGGTGTACGTTATGTCTTGAACACAGGTTCTCTCGAACAGCCGCTCTTGTACATCATGGGTCACTCTGTCGTCCTGCGTTCAATCATCATGTACCTTGAGAGCGTGGTCATCGCCATCGTTCTCTATGCAGTGATCCTGTTCTGGGACCGGATCCGGAGACGCCGGCAGAGCAAGAAGCATCCAGAGGAGGATGAAGATCAGTGA
- a CDS encoding KTSC domain-containing protein, whose product MPVRVVKQKWVQHWSSKLLTIQPPCKNLAILLERQPVKSVIMKSVGYDENTKILEIEFHKGEVYQYSGVPSKVYADLMHSSEIGKFFSEKIRPRFRAKPVVV is encoded by the coding sequence ATGCCAGTTCGTGTGGTGAAACAGAAGTGGGTGCAACACTGGTCATCAAAACTATTAACCATTCAGCCCCCGTGTAAGAACTTGGCGATACTCTTGGAAAGACAGCCCGTCAAGTCCGTTATTATGAAGTCTGTTGGGTATGATGAGAATACGAAAATTCTGGAGATCGAATTTCACAAAGGAGAGGTCTACCAGTACTCTGGTGTCCCTTCAAAAGTCTATGCGGATCTCATGCATTCAAGCGAGATTGGAAAGTTCTTCTCCGAAAAGATCCGGCCCCGGTTCCGCGCAAAGCCGGTTGTCGTATAG
- a CDS encoding CxxC-x17-CxxC domain-containing protein, whose translation MSERGFGGPRNFGPREMTKVICSDCGKECEVPFKPTEDRPVYCRECLPKHRKPSF comes from the coding sequence ATGAGCGAAAGAGGATTCGGAGGTCCAAGAAACTTTGGGCCACGAGAAATGACAAAAGTAATCTGTTCAGACTGTGGAAAAGAGTGCGAGGTCCCGTTCAAGCCAACCGAAGATAGGCCGGTCTACTGCAGGGAGTGCCTGCCAAAGCACAGAAAGCCTTCATTCTAA